One region of Elusimicrobiota bacterium genomic DNA includes:
- a CDS encoding PorV/PorQ family protein, giving the protein MKRKSTLLLLLAIVFPVLSFAGGADAQSGLFLTDEPSARVSALGGVSLLAANDPGAMYINPALLGNMTGNVRLAASAWKDVAAVGTYSFGYAALKLGGLGALGFGYLGYASGSDKVYDTNGTQTGNVKFESDSALSAGLGLHAADWLFIGGQVKSVTSKLAEKYTADALTFDAGIMFKISDRFTLGAGVQNITGELKYKTVGDPLLRVIRAGAGYRLDLGKNNAIIGVEAQKPADADVNLGAGVEYNVAGLSLRGGMKRAGGAEKETSFTAGAGFNFGGVGLDYAFQPAGNLGEVMHKVTLNVGFGVKE; this is encoded by the coding sequence ATGAAAAGAAAATCAACTCTTTTACTGCTTCTCGCGATAGTGTTCCCCGTTTTGTCTTTTGCCGGAGGGGCGGACGCTCAGTCCGGGCTTTTTCTTACCGATGAACCATCGGCGCGCGTTTCCGCGCTTGGAGGAGTGTCCCTGCTGGCGGCAAATGACCCTGGCGCGATGTATATCAACCCCGCCTTGCTGGGCAACATGACAGGCAATGTACGCTTGGCCGCATCCGCTTGGAAAGACGTTGCCGCAGTAGGAACTTACAGCTTCGGATATGCGGCGCTGAAACTGGGCGGGCTGGGAGCGCTGGGCTTCGGATATCTGGGATATGCCAGCGGGAGCGATAAGGTATATGATACGAACGGAACGCAGACCGGCAATGTGAAATTTGAATCCGACAGCGCGCTTTCGGCGGGTTTAGGACTGCATGCTGCAGATTGGCTTTTTATCGGCGGCCAGGTAAAATCCGTCACAAGCAAGCTTGCGGAGAAATACACCGCCGACGCTCTTACCTTTGACGCCGGAATAATGTTTAAAATAAGCGACAGATTTACGCTTGGCGCGGGTGTGCAGAACATAACCGGCGAGCTGAAATATAAAACCGTGGGGGATCCGCTGCTGCGCGTAATACGCGCCGGTGCGGGATACAGGCTGGATCTGGGCAAGAACAACGCGATAATAGGAGTTGAAGCGCAAAAACCGGCGGATGCTGATGTTAACCTCGGCGCGGGCGTGGAATACAATGTGGCGGGTCTGTCTTTACGCGGCGGGATGAAACGCGCGGGCGGCGCCGAAAAAGAAACGAGTTTTACTGCGGGCGCAGGATTTAACTTCGGCGGCGTAGGTTTGGATTACGCTTTTCAGCCCGCGGGCAACCTTGGCGAGGTTATGCATAAAGTCACGTTAAACGTGGGGTTCGGAGTAAAAGAATAA
- a CDS encoding endonuclease, whose protein sequence is MKRFVVLSAVLAVLPFSSLSAQLPAVPQYPAIEELRASVLPAALEFTFPEPVAAKAKAANIPANLSGEQLFQYLHINIVPANRASSGYSVAKAYMYSKADNVTCNGGPGIITFYSEVCVNGTSANGNDYIEKGDQDKDGVAGDFVNAEHIWPQSYFNSAYPMVADLHQLASSFSSPNGRRANLRFAKVSNATYSTSSGSKLGKEGFEPADAVKGNVARAMLYFVVCYYDLDISQGMNYNDFWTSRVPMLLEWNRQDPPDANELRRNDLVETFQGNRNPFVDDPSLADRVGAAVFASH, encoded by the coding sequence TTGAAACGCTTCGTTGTATTATCGGCAGTTCTTGCGGTTCTTCCCTTTTCATCCCTGTCAGCCCAGTTGCCTGCCGTCCCGCAGTATCCCGCTATTGAAGAACTTAGGGCTTCCGTTTTACCCGCGGCCCTGGAGTTTACCTTTCCTGAACCCGTTGCCGCGAAGGCTAAAGCAGCCAATATCCCCGCAAATCTTTCAGGTGAACAGCTTTTTCAGTATCTGCACATAAACATAGTCCCGGCCAACCGCGCTTCATCGGGATATTCCGTGGCCAAGGCCTACATGTATTCCAAGGCCGACAATGTTACCTGTAACGGCGGCCCGGGTATCATAACTTTTTACTCCGAGGTTTGCGTGAACGGTACAAGTGCCAACGGCAATGACTATATTGAAAAGGGCGACCAGGATAAGGACGGAGTGGCGGGCGATTTTGTGAACGCGGAGCATATCTGGCCGCAGAGTTATTTCAACAGCGCCTATCCCATGGTGGCGGACCTCCACCAGCTGGCCTCATCCTTTTCCAGCCCCAACGGCCGCCGCGCCAACCTGCGCTTTGCCAAAGTTTCAAACGCCACCTACAGCACCTCGTCCGGTTCCAAGCTGGGCAAGGAAGGCTTTGAGCCCGCTGACGCCGTAAAGGGCAATGTGGCCCGTGCCATGCTCTACTTTGTCGTGTGCTATTACGATCTGGATATAAGCCAGGGCATGAACTACAATGACTTCTGGACCAGCCGCGTGCCCATGCTGCTTGAATGGAATCGTCAAGACCCCCCCGATGCCAATGAGCTTCGCCGCAATGACCTGGTGGAAACCTTCCAGGGCAACCGCAATCCCTTTGTGGATGACCCCTCCCTGGCCGACCGCGTAGGCGCGGCGGTGTTTGCCTCTCACTAG
- a CDS encoding GNAT family N-acetyltransferase: protein MPVKAQIKISKTSSMQVLKRAARLMAASDPWRKLGRGYRACLNSMTAPFREVYIARSEREIAGLAIITMYGTFRGYIQSLFVAETFRDRGLGAQMMEHAEEKIFSRAPNVFLCVSSFNKKAIRFYKRLGYRQCGRLADFIVRGHDELLMRKTIAPVNVFYRRPSDGHRP from the coding sequence ATGCCGGTTAAAGCCCAGATCAAAATCTCAAAAACTTCATCCATGCAGGTTTTAAAGCGCGCGGCGCGCCTTATGGCGGCCTCGGACCCCTGGCGGAAACTAGGCCGCGGCTACCGCGCCTGCCTTAATTCCATGACCGCTCCGTTCCGCGAGGTTTACATAGCGCGCTCCGAGCGTGAGATCGCCGGCCTTGCGATAATAACCATGTACGGCACCTTCCGCGGCTATATACAATCGCTTTTTGTGGCAGAGACCTTCCGCGACCGGGGACTGGGCGCCCAGATGATGGAACACGCGGAAGAAAAAATATTCTCGCGCGCGCCCAACGTTTTTCTCTGCGTCTCTTCCTTTAATAAAAAAGCCATAAGGTTTTACAAGCGGCTGGGCTACCGGCAATGCGGGCGCCTGGCGGATTTTATCGTGCGGGGCCATGACGAACTATTAATGCGCAAGACAATTGCCCCGGTCAATGTTTTTTACAGGAGGCCGTCCGACGGCCATAGGCCCTGA
- a CDS encoding T9SS type A sorting domain-containing protein has protein sequence MKTKHFKVCAAFGMFFFLAAQSGYAGWSTKAPLPTPRSDCQSGVINGVLYVAGGTTSGPSGLITEVDAYNPNTDTWSTKAAMNYPEYLGAAGIIDNKLYIVGGWSSSIPNDLLKIYDPASNTWTTGASMPILNGSNQGGVIDRKFYVLDTADGYSGLDKYFYVYDPDTNAWTEKTQPVNYHSDAAMAVYNGKFYAFGGWEISGSIMGSVEAYNPASDTWTSMASLPTPVKDSRAEVINNKIYLLGGVTGTGKTDIVQIYDPSTDSWSLGESMPVANNSFSSGVIDNKLYVTAGSTTTLNVYNPATSGIETPTSVVFDEVSSNSITASGYAATPAFTGLETGSAGVNVAKDGTYSTWRNGNKWTTKAGMLTAQDALSAGVIGGKLYAVGGWNGSYVNTNEEFDPVANMWATKAAMPTARYNLSVGVIGGKLYAMGGTNGSDLNTNEEYDPAANTWETKTVMPTGRSACVTGVIGGKLYAVGGGNGSWLNTNEEFDSVANTWATKAAMPTARDGMSAGVIYGKLYVVGGNNGSRLDTNEEYDPAANTWATKAIMPTARVCLSAGVIGGKLYAVGGWNDVSNLNTNEEYDPASNTWSTKAVMPTVRYSLSAGVIGGKLYAVGGDDGSGWNTNEEYDPGVTASFTALTPNTQYSFTAKARDSSGVETAESPTVSTYTLAAVPIAAIPAFTGANPNSVTVNWTQNGNPSGTTLYRAQASVDSAFGTVAASSDTYNFSAVLPGLSDNTVYYARVAAINGDGIITAYTALGSTATLVGATITSITPNSGFNNASGITVAGTGFASGATVKITKSGQTDINASNVTVVSANQITCTFNLTGAAAGKWSVVVTIPGQSPVQLTDGFTVISDAMRDSPQVQVRNNLFDPASGGKTYVDTQLSASGRVSVKVYDLKGRLVRTLFEGSRNTGDYSDQWNGKNEEGKIVGSGIYLVRVEGPGISKTKRVMVVK, from the coding sequence ATGAAAACCAAACACTTTAAGGTTTGTGCGGCCTTTGGCATGTTTTTCTTTCTGGCTGCCCAAAGCGGTTATGCGGGCTGGTCAACAAAGGCGCCTTTGCCGACTCCAAGATCAGACTGTCAATCAGGTGTTATTAACGGTGTTTTATATGTGGCCGGCGGGACCACCAGCGGACCATCCGGTCTAATAACCGAGGTTGATGCGTATAACCCGAACACCGATACCTGGAGCACAAAAGCCGCCATGAACTATCCTGAATATTTGGGCGCGGCCGGAATAATTGACAATAAACTTTACATCGTCGGTGGCTGGTCTTCATCAATCCCTAATGATTTGCTGAAGATTTACGACCCAGCCTCAAACACCTGGACCACCGGCGCCAGTATGCCCATCCTCAACGGCTCTAACCAGGGCGGTGTGATAGACCGCAAATTCTACGTGCTTGATACGGCTGATGGTTATAGCGGTCTGGATAAATATTTTTATGTATATGACCCTGACACAAACGCCTGGACTGAAAAAACACAGCCAGTAAACTACCACTCCGATGCCGCGATGGCGGTCTATAACGGTAAATTTTATGCTTTCGGGGGATGGGAAATCTCCGGCAGCATTATGGGCAGTGTTGAAGCGTATAATCCCGCCTCCGACACATGGACCAGTATGGCGTCATTGCCAACACCCGTGAAAGACTCGAGGGCTGAAGTGATTAACAACAAGATATATCTGCTCGGCGGCGTTACAGGCACCGGAAAAACTGACATAGTTCAAATCTACGATCCGTCCACCGACTCGTGGAGTTTGGGGGAGTCAATGCCCGTGGCGAACAATTCTTTTTCTTCGGGTGTTATCGATAACAAGCTATACGTTACCGCAGGATCCACAACCACTCTTAACGTGTACAATCCAGCAACTTCCGGAATTGAAACGCCGACGAGCGTTGTATTCGACGAAGTCTCAAGTAATTCAATAACCGCTTCAGGCTACGCCGCCACGCCTGCGTTTACCGGACTTGAGACAGGCTCAGCCGGCGTAAACGTGGCAAAAGATGGAACGTATTCAACCTGGCGAAATGGAAATAAATGGACCACAAAAGCGGGAATGCTCACGGCCCAGGATGCTTTATCGGCGGGAGTAATAGGTGGTAAGCTGTATGCTGTGGGGGGCTGGAATGGGAGTTATGTGAACACCAACGAGGAGTTTGACCCCGTGGCGAATATGTGGGCGACAAAAGCGGCAATGCCCACAGCCCGTTATAATTTGTCTGTCGGAGTAATCGGCGGCAAGCTGTATGCTATGGGGGGAACTAATGGTAGTGACTTGAATACCAACGAGGAGTATGATCCCGCGGCCAATACCTGGGAGACAAAAACGGTAATGCCCACGGGCCGTAGCGCATGTGTTACCGGAGTAATCGGCGGCAAGCTGTATGCCGTAGGGGGTGGTAATGGGAGTTGGTTGAACACCAACGAGGAGTTTGACTCCGTGGCAAATACGTGGGCGACAAAAGCTGCAATGCCCACGGCCCGTGACGGAATGTCTGCCGGAGTAATCTACGGCAAGCTTTATGTCGTGGGTGGAAATAATGGAAGTCGGTTGGATACCAACGAAGAGTATGACCCCGCGGCCAATACCTGGGCGACAAAAGCAATAATGCCCACGGCCCGTGTTTGTTTGTCAGCGGGAGTCATAGGCGGCAAGCTGTATGCTGTGGGGGGATGGAATGATGTGAGCAATTTGAATACCAACGAGGAGTATGACCCTGCAAGTAATACATGGAGTACAAAAGCAGTAATGCCCACGGTTCGTTATAGTTTGTCTGCCGGGGTAATTGGCGGCAAGCTGTATGCCGTGGGGGGGGATGATGGGAGTGGTTGGAACACCAACGAAGAATACGACCCCGGCGTGACGGCGTCGTTTACCGCGCTGACGCCCAATACGCAGTACAGCTTCACAGCCAAGGCCCGCGATTCAAGCGGTGTGGAAACAGCCGAAAGCCCGACGGTTTCTACCTATACGCTGGCAGCCGTCCCGATTGCCGCAATTCCGGCTTTTACAGGCGCCAACCCGAACTCCGTCACGGTTAACTGGACTCAAAACGGTAATCCCTCCGGTACAACCTTATACCGGGCGCAGGCGTCTGTTGATTCAGCCTTTGGCACGGTGGCGGCGTCTTCCGACACCTATAATTTTAGCGCGGTTTTACCGGGCCTATCGGATAATACTGTCTATTACGCCCGCGTAGCGGCCATAAACGGCGATGGAATAATAACGGCGTACACGGCACTTGGTTCCACTGCTACCCTGGTGGGAGCGACTATTACATCAATAACGCCAAATTCCGGATTCAACAACGCAAGCGGTATAACGGTTGCGGGAACCGGCTTTGCCAGCGGGGCAACGGTGAAAATAACGAAGTCAGGGCAAACAGACATAAATGCCTCAAACGTCACTGTCGTAAGCGCGAATCAAATCACATGCACTTTCAATCTGACAGGCGCTGCCGCAGGAAAATGGAGTGTGGTTGTCACCATCCCCGGGCAATCGCCGGTCCAATTGACCGACGGCTTTACCGTTATATCCGATGCTATGAGGGATTCGCCGCAGGTGCAGGTCCGCAATAATCTTTTTGATCCCGCAAGCGGCGGTAAGACCTATGTGGACACCCAGTTGTCGGCTTCGGGCAGGGTTTCGGTGAAGGTTTATGACCTGAAGGGGCGTTTAGTGCGCACCTTGTTCGAGGGCAGCCGGAACACCGGCGATTACTCGGACCAGTGGAACGGCAAGAACGAAGAAGGTAAAATCGTGGGCAGCGGCATATACCTGGTGCGTGTGGAAGGACCGGGAATCAGCAAAACCAAGCGCGTAATGGTGGTGAAATAA
- a CDS encoding M14 family metallopeptidase translates to MKKLSIYIILPVFWAGTLMAAGDRSPEKAVNVSFEQLLNRLTGGILKDISLPEPGVEMAALEDLKNDDRFWVTVSASDKYARTALLEIGLDIAEVNDKTVSGFIHKQGLDTLSEKGYVVLSRQSIYDYARQYLKDFPAADSAYHNYKETADVLKQLAAANQDIASLFSIGKTVEGRDIWCLRLNTSAKGDAASSKPGAFYIGNHHAREHLSNEVPLLFAAYLLEHRNDADIKSYLSALDIYIVPMLNGDGVEYDIAAGKYRWQRKNTRVNPDKSIGVDLNRNYDALWCKGGASHSPSAETYCGPSAFSEPETQAVKKFAEARGNLKTLMSYHSYSSLLLYPWGGKAVPVENARDRQVFEKMGAAMAGFTGYKPEQASDLYVATGDTCDWAYAAAGIFAFTTELEGNGFYPGVAIIDHAVSANIKAALYMLSVTDNPYKLLQ, encoded by the coding sequence ATGAAAAAATTGTCAATTTATATTATTCTTCCGGTATTCTGGGCCGGAACATTAATGGCCGCCGGGGACAGGTCTCCGGAGAAGGCGGTGAATGTCTCCTTTGAACAGCTTCTGAACCGGCTTACAGGCGGGATATTAAAAGACATCAGCCTGCCGGAACCCGGGGTTGAAATGGCCGCCCTGGAAGACCTTAAAAACGACGACAGGTTCTGGGTGACCGTTTCGGCCTCCGATAAATACGCGCGCACCGCGCTTCTTGAAATCGGCCTGGATATAGCGGAAGTCAATGACAAAACTGTTTCAGGTTTTATTCATAAACAGGGGCTGGACACACTTTCAGAAAAGGGTTATGTGGTCCTGAGCAGGCAAAGCATATACGACTATGCCAGACAATACCTTAAAGATTTTCCCGCCGCCGACTCCGCTTACCATAACTACAAAGAAACGGCAGATGTGCTCAAACAGCTGGCCGCCGCCAACCAGGATATCGCTTCACTTTTTTCCATCGGCAAAACCGTGGAAGGCCGCGACATATGGTGTCTGCGCCTTAACACTTCTGCCAAAGGCGACGCCGCAAGCTCAAAGCCCGGCGCTTTTTACATAGGCAACCATCACGCCCGCGAGCATCTTTCCAACGAGGTTCCTTTATTGTTCGCTGCCTATTTGCTTGAACACAGGAACGACGCCGATATTAAAAGCTATCTGTCCGCTTTGGACATATACATTGTTCCCATGCTTAACGGCGACGGGGTGGAGTATGATATAGCCGCCGGCAAATACCGCTGGCAGCGCAAAAACACGCGCGTCAACCCGGATAAATCCATCGGCGTGGACCTGAACCGCAACTACGACGCGCTTTGGTGTAAGGGCGGCGCCTCGCATTCCCCGTCGGCTGAAACTTATTGCGGCCCATCGGCCTTTTCCGAGCCGGAAACGCAGGCCGTAAAAAAATTCGCGGAAGCCCGAGGGAATCTTAAAACCCTGATGAGTTACCACTCCTATTCCAGCCTTTTGCTTTACCCCTGGGGGGGCAAAGCTGTGCCTGTGGAAAACGCCAGGGACAGGCAGGTTTTTGAGAAGATGGGCGCGGCTATGGCCGGTTTTACCGGTTACAAGCCCGAGCAGGCCAGCGATCTGTATGTGGCCACCGGCGACACCTGCGACTGGGCATACGCCGCGGCGGGAATATTCGCCTTCACCACCGAGCTGGAAGGCAACGGCTTCTATCCGGGAGTCGCGATAATAGACCACGCTGTTTCCGCCAACATCAAAGCCGCGCTCTACATGCTAAGCGTGACCGACAACCCGTATAAGCTGCTGCAATAA
- a CDS encoding cysteine rich repeat-containing protein, with protein MKSSKSLILGFALLLPAFASAQDQSPASNTPAASATPAVTSAAPATPAAAPVTTPAASPAVAPAAQAVPAAPATPSVAPETAPAASPAVAPAAQAAPAAPATPAVAPVTPAVPVAPATPAVAPATPPVSPATAEIAAKVEQAVMDTACKADKDKFCKDVKHGGGATGKCLREHKDELSDPCKQLMEAREKKQQAELQEKQRQEKREAWIAACGADKDKLCKDVKSGVGATSKCLKEHKDELSASCKQYLEARDKKQQAELEEKQKQEKKDAWNTACGADMDKFCKDVKAGHGEKAKCLKAHEAELSQVCKDKLAEKKETKEEKKEEKKEESKPADKK; from the coding sequence ATGAAAAGTTCAAAATCACTTATACTGGGTTTTGCTTTGCTGCTGCCGGCCTTTGCCTCGGCGCAGGATCAATCCCCGGCAAGTAATACTCCCGCGGCGTCGGCCACGCCTGCCGTAACCTCCGCCGCCCCGGCCACACCCGCTGCTGCCCCCGTAACAACGCCAGCTGCCAGTCCCGCTGTCGCTCCTGCGGCTCAGGCTGTCCCTGCCGCCCCGGCCACTCCCTCTGTCGCGCCCGAAACAGCGCCAGCTGCCAGTCCCGCTGTCGCCCCTGCGGCTCAGGCTGCGCCTGCCGCCCCGGCCACTCCCGCTGTAGCTCCAGTAACGCCGGCTGTCCCTGTTGCCCCGGCCACGCCCGCTGTTGCCCCTGCGACACCGCCCGTCTCCCCCGCGACAGCCGAGATCGCCGCTAAAGTAGAGCAGGCTGTCATGGATACCGCATGCAAAGCCGATAAAGACAAGTTCTGCAAAGATGTAAAGCACGGCGGCGGCGCTACCGGCAAGTGTTTGAGAGAACATAAGGACGAACTTTCCGACCCCTGCAAGCAGTTAATGGAAGCGCGCGAAAAGAAACAGCAGGCTGAATTACAGGAAAAACAGCGGCAGGAAAAAAGGGAAGCCTGGATCGCGGCTTGCGGCGCTGATAAAGACAAGCTCTGCAAAGATGTGAAATCCGGCGTCGGCGCTACCAGCAAGTGTTTGAAGGAACATAAAGACGAACTTTCCGCCTCCTGCAAGCAATACCTTGAAGCGCGCGACAAGAAACAGCAGGCTGAATTAGAGGAAAAACAGAAACAGGAAAAAAAAGATGCCTGGAATACGGCGTGCGGCGCCGATATGGACAAGTTCTGCAAAGATGTAAAGGCCGGCCATGGCGAGAAAGCGAAATGCCTTAAAGCGCATGAAGCCGAACTTTCCCAGGTCTGTAAAGATAAACTAGCCGAAAAGAAAGAGACAAAAGAAGAAAAAAAGGAAGAGAAAAAGGAAGAATCCAAGCCTGCGGATAAAAAATAG
- a CDS encoding MBL fold metallo-hydrolase, producing the protein MTTDNKLTISFHGAAGEVTGSRHLLEVNGKSLLLDCGMFQGHRSDADSKNRTFRFPPASVDAVMLSHAHVDHCGLLPLLYRNGCDAPLYATPATAEITAIMLADSARLQEGDAQFYNKIHAAEGLTIEPLYTEEDADKALSHLRPIECNAEFAPIPGVSARFLNAGHVMGSAMSQLDIDGPAGRRRLLYTGDLGRPETLLMEAPVPPEGVDCLVIESTYGDRLHEPLGDAEDKLADAIRRAVKENGKIIIPSFALERSQEIIFILDKLRRSKGAPDIPVYVDSPMTTSLTEIFNKHREDFCFDEKFRDYARADGDPFGFDYIRYLRSKEESQTLNYKPGPMIIISASGMCEGGRVLHHLRNNIEKENTTVLLVGYQAEGTLGRRLQDGAAKVRIFGLEHEVWANVETLHSFSSHADKNDLLAFIKAMKPAPKKIFLVHGDDEARGALSAKLGEEGFKNVFCPQMGETFNLA; encoded by the coding sequence ATGACCACGGACAATAAGCTCACTATAAGTTTTCACGGCGCGGCGGGGGAAGTTACCGGCTCACGGCACCTTTTGGAAGTTAACGGCAAAAGCCTGCTGCTTGACTGCGGCATGTTCCAGGGCCACCGCTCGGACGCGGACTCAAAGAACCGCACTTTCCGTTTTCCGCCCGCCTCGGTGGACGCGGTCATGCTAAGCCACGCCCATGTGGACCACTGCGGCCTGCTGCCCCTTCTTTACCGCAACGGCTGCGACGCCCCGCTATACGCCACCCCCGCCACCGCCGAGATTACCGCCATAATGCTGGCCGATTCCGCCCGCCTGCAGGAGGGGGACGCGCAGTTCTACAACAAAATACACGCAGCCGAAGGCCTGACGATAGAACCGCTTTACACTGAGGAAGACGCCGATAAAGCGCTGTCTCATCTGCGCCCGATCGAGTGTAACGCGGAGTTCGCGCCGATCCCGGGCGTATCCGCCAGATTTCTTAACGCCGGCCATGTAATGGGCTCGGCCATGTCGCAGCTTGACATTGACGGCCCCGCGGGGCGGCGGCGCCTGCTTTACACCGGGGATCTTGGCCGCCCGGAAACACTCCTTATGGAGGCGCCCGTGCCGCCGGAAGGCGTGGACTGCCTGGTTATAGAAAGCACCTACGGCGACCGCCTGCACGAGCCGCTTGGCGACGCTGAAGACAAACTTGCCGATGCGATAAGGCGCGCCGTAAAGGAAAACGGGAAAATAATAATTCCCAGCTTCGCGCTTGAGCGTTCCCAGGAAATAATCTTCATACTGGACAAGCTGCGCCGTTCTAAAGGCGCGCCGGATATCCCCGTATACGTTGACAGCCCCATGACGACAAGCCTCACCGAGATCTTCAACAAACACCGGGAGGATTTTTGCTTTGACGAAAAGTTCCGCGATTACGCCCGCGCGGACGGCGACCCTTTCGGCTTTGATTATATACGCTACCTGCGCAGCAAGGAGGAGTCGCAGACGCTTAACTATAAGCCCGGCCCAATGATCATAATTTCCGCCTCGGGGATGTGCGAAGGCGGGCGCGTGCTGCATCACCTGCGCAACAACATAGAAAAAGAAAACACCACGGTGCTGCTGGTCGGCTATCAGGCGGAAGGCACTTTGGGCCGCCGCCTGCAGGACGGCGCGGCAAAGGTCAGGATTTTCGGCCTTGAACACGAAGTGTGGGCCAATGTGGAAACCCTGCACAGTTTCTCATCCCACGCCGACAAGAACGATCTGCTTGCTTTTATAAAAGCCATGAAGCCCGCGCCGAAAAAAATTTTCCTGGTGCACGGCGACGATGAGGCGCGCGGCGCTCTGTCCGCCAAACTGGGGGAAGAAGGTTTTAAAAATGTTTTTTGTCCGCAAATGGGGGAAACCTTTAATCTGGCTTAA